One Aphidius gifuensis isolate YNYX2018 linkage group LG3, ASM1490517v1, whole genome shotgun sequence DNA window includes the following coding sequences:
- the LOC122853300 gene encoding glycoprotein-N-acetylgalactosamine 3-beta-galactosyltransferase 1-like: MCLRSFKRKLIFIIGFLIGFILTLLFISIDDNYKLSINTENTFPKAWKLFLSNENSEDYENPLYKNFLQKENVIVKTIDMDKKQYGPNDIEDNIESDWLKTKIHITCVVIVEKIKLAKTINDTWGSRCNKIYYFSRNYEDKKIPVIKIKKKLSSSWQMLCELMHYIWNDADKLEWIIFVKDDTIVIPENLRHLIAHLDYNKNYYLGHPVMFWGQAYNVAEAGYVLSKGTLSKIIKKFDTNDKCLLGGKYWKKEDYDLGKNLKNLNIHPIDMRDNKKRGTFHGYSLQTLLFGVAKPGSYFTKALYPIGDDCCSPKSVTFNVAETNKVYTFNYMLYYLNVYRQFGRYGSISASTPVPEDEVWKLSLKEEFNLTDVDDLSSDDFYNIWRSKYQEPGQFITKLN, encoded by the exons ATGTGTCTACGTTCATTTaagagaaaattaatatttataattggttttttaattggttttatattgacattattatttatatcaattgacGATAATTATAAGCTATCAATAAACACTGAAAATACATTTCCCAAGGCATGgaaattatttctatcaaatgaaaattcagaAGACTATGAAAATccattgtataaaaattttttacaaaaagaaaatgtcaTTGTAAAAACTATTGACAtggataaaaaacaatatgggCCAAATGACATTGAAGATAATATAGAATCAGATtggttaaaaacaaaaattcatataacatgtgttgtaattgttgaaaaaataaaattagcaaAGACAATAAATGACACATGGGGATCAcgttgtaataaaatatattatttcagtCGTAattatgaagataaaaaaataccagttattaaaattaaaaaaaaattatcatcatcttggCAAATGTTATGTGAATTAATGCATTACATATGGAATGATGCTGATAAGCTTGAATggataatatttgttaaagaTGATACAATAGTAATACCAGAAAATTTACGTCATTTAATTGCTCATCTTGATTACAACAAGAATTATTATCTTGGTCATCCAGTGATGTTTTGGGGACAAGCATATAATGTAGCAGAAGCTGGCTATGTTTTAAGTAAAGGTACATTATCGaagatcataaaaaaatttgatacaaatgataaatgtttATTGGGTGgtaaatattggaaaaaagAAGATTATGATcttggtaaaaatttaaaaaatttaaatatacatccAATTGATAtgagagataataaaaaacgtgGAACATTTCATGGTTATTCATTgcaaacattattatttggtgTTGCTAAACCAGGTAGTTATTTTACAAAAGCATTATATCCAATTGGTGATGATTGTTGTTCACCAAAATCAGTTACTTTTAATGTTGCTGAAACAAATAAAgtttatacatttaattacATGTTGTATTATCTAAATGTTTATCGTCAATTTGGTCGATATGGATCAATATCAGCATCAACACCAGTACCAGAAGATGAG gTATGGAAATTATCACTCAAGGAAGAATTTAATCTTactgatgttgatgatttatcaagtgatgatttttacaatatatggAGATCAAAATATCAAGAACCTGGACAATTTataactaaattaaattag
- the LOC122853301 gene encoding arginyl-tRNA--protein transferase 1 isoform X1 produces the protein METPTFSVVEFYYNEVPVKRKCGYCKSTNGSQRDEGMWAHTLTVQDYQNLIDRGWRRSGSYCYKPANDQSCCPLYTIRCEALNFTASKSNKKIIKKMTKFLLKDDKTNNKINNKNLNVINNCDIIESEFHEHKNIISQRDDEKNNIFKNINIKNDDDDNKLLSNDKPSSSGIIKIDNNTQINNNDQDNNNKNNKKIFNPLKNDNLIKKAKLIRIERARKRLLSKGKSIEEIDEFYSKKKQKNSCKSIEELLATVVGNKNKLELKLVRVSTEEFMETLDESVALFEKYQIAIHNDPDDCDKNAFLNFLGKSPLQHYAPESGPPLGYGSFHQQYWLNDKLMAVGVIDILPSCISSVYFFYDPEYSFLSLGTYSSFVEIKLVRELNKTVPDLKYYYMGYYIHTIPKMKYKAKMKPSSLLCPETYIWCDINRCLTKLDLNKYSRFNDDDSVIDENGQLNTEDIMKVRCYYGRRRFYEDVQTIRRMTSSEINDIHEIRAYAKLVGKKCAHSMCLYLAQ, from the exons atgGAAACACCAACATTTagtgttgttgaattttattacaatgaaGTACCAGTTAAAAGAAAATGTGGATATTGTAAAAGTACAAATGGAAGTCAACGTGATG AAGGTATGTGGGCTCACACATTAACTGTACaagattatcaaaatttaattgatcgAGGATGGAGACGAAGTGGTTCTTATTGTTATAAACCAGCTAATGATCAATCATGCTGTCCACTTTACACCATAAG atgtGAAGCACTCAATTTTACAGcatcaaaatcaaataaaaaaatcattaaaaaaatgacaaaatttttattaaaagatgataaaacaaataataaaattaataataaaaatttgaatgtcATTAACAATTGTGATATAATTGAATCTGAATTTCATgagcataaaaatataataagtcaaagagatgatgaaaaaaataatatatttaaaaatataaatattaaaaatgatgatgatgataataaattgctATCAAACGATAAACCAAGCTCAAGtggaataattaaaattgataataatactcaaattaacaacaatgatcaagataacaataataaaaataataaaaaaatatttaatccattaaaaaatgataatttaattaaaaaagctaAACTAATACGTATTGAACGTGCTAGAAAACGTTTATTATCAAAAGGCAAAAGTATCGAAGagattgatgaattttatagtaaaaaaaaacagaaaaattcatgtaaaaGTATTGAGGAATTATTGGCAACTGTTgttggtaataaaaataaattagaattaaaattagttCGTGTATCAACTGAAGAATTTATGGAAACACTTGATGAAAGTGTtgcattatttgaaaaatatcaaattgctATTCACAATGATCCTGatgattgtgataaaaatgcatttttaaattttttgggtAAAAGTCCATTGcag cattatgCACCAGAATCTGGACCACCACTTGGATATGGTtcatttcatcaacaatattgGCTCAATGACAAACTCATGGCTGTTGGAGTTATTGATATACTGCCAAGTTGTATTTcaagtgtttattttttttacgatccAGAATATTCATTTCTATCACTTGGAACTTACAG TTCTTTTGTGGAAATTAAATTAGTAAGAGAGCTTAATAAAACAGTACCAGATTTAAAATACTATTACATGGGTTATTATATTCATACAATtccaaaaatgaaatataaagcTAAAATGAAACCATCAAGTTTATTATGTCCTGAGACTTATATTTGGTGTGATATTAATCgctgtttaacaaaattagaTCTTAATAAATACTCGagatttaatgatgatgatagtgtCATTGATGAAAATGGACAGTTAAATACCGAAGATATTATGAAg GTACGCTGTTATTATGGCCGGAGAAGATTTTATGAAGACGTACAAACAATTAGAAGAATGACATCAAgtgaaataaatgatattcatGAAATACGTGCATATGCCAAACTTGTTGGTAAAAAATGTGCTCACAGTATGTGTCTCTATCTTGCAcaataa
- the LOC122853301 gene encoding arginyl-tRNA--protein transferase 1 isoform X2, giving the protein METPTFSVVEFYYNEVPVKRKCGYCKSTNGSQRDGMWAHTLTVQDYQNLIDRGWRRSGSYCYKPANDQSCCPLYTIRCEALNFTASKSNKKIIKKMTKFLLKDDKTNNKINNKNLNVINNCDIIESEFHEHKNIISQRDDEKNNIFKNINIKNDDDDNKLLSNDKPSSSGIIKIDNNTQINNNDQDNNNKNNKKIFNPLKNDNLIKKAKLIRIERARKRLLSKGKSIEEIDEFYSKKKQKNSCKSIEELLATVVGNKNKLELKLVRVSTEEFMETLDESVALFEKYQIAIHNDPDDCDKNAFLNFLGKSPLQHYAPESGPPLGYGSFHQQYWLNDKLMAVGVIDILPSCISSVYFFYDPEYSFLSLGTYSSFVEIKLVRELNKTVPDLKYYYMGYYIHTIPKMKYKAKMKPSSLLCPETYIWCDINRCLTKLDLNKYSRFNDDDSVIDENGQLNTEDIMKVRCYYGRRRFYEDVQTIRRMTSSEINDIHEIRAYAKLVGKKCAHSMCLYLAQ; this is encoded by the exons atgGAAACACCAACATTTagtgttgttgaattttattacaatgaaGTACCAGTTAAAAGAAAATGTGGATATTGTAAAAGTACAAATGGAAGTCAACGTGATG GTATGTGGGCTCACACATTAACTGTACaagattatcaaaatttaattgatcgAGGATGGAGACGAAGTGGTTCTTATTGTTATAAACCAGCTAATGATCAATCATGCTGTCCACTTTACACCATAAG atgtGAAGCACTCAATTTTACAGcatcaaaatcaaataaaaaaatcattaaaaaaatgacaaaatttttattaaaagatgataaaacaaataataaaattaataataaaaatttgaatgtcATTAACAATTGTGATATAATTGAATCTGAATTTCATgagcataaaaatataataagtcaaagagatgatgaaaaaaataatatatttaaaaatataaatattaaaaatgatgatgatgataataaattgctATCAAACGATAAACCAAGCTCAAGtggaataattaaaattgataataatactcaaattaacaacaatgatcaagataacaataataaaaataataaaaaaatatttaatccattaaaaaatgataatttaattaaaaaagctaAACTAATACGTATTGAACGTGCTAGAAAACGTTTATTATCAAAAGGCAAAAGTATCGAAGagattgatgaattttatagtaaaaaaaaacagaaaaattcatgtaaaaGTATTGAGGAATTATTGGCAACTGTTgttggtaataaaaataaattagaattaaaattagttCGTGTATCAACTGAAGAATTTATGGAAACACTTGATGAAAGTGTtgcattatttgaaaaatatcaaattgctATTCACAATGATCCTGatgattgtgataaaaatgcatttttaaattttttgggtAAAAGTCCATTGcag cattatgCACCAGAATCTGGACCACCACTTGGATATGGTtcatttcatcaacaatattgGCTCAATGACAAACTCATGGCTGTTGGAGTTATTGATATACTGCCAAGTTGTATTTcaagtgtttattttttttacgatccAGAATATTCATTTCTATCACTTGGAACTTACAG TTCTTTTGTGGAAATTAAATTAGTAAGAGAGCTTAATAAAACAGTACCAGATTTAAAATACTATTACATGGGTTATTATATTCATACAATtccaaaaatgaaatataaagcTAAAATGAAACCATCAAGTTTATTATGTCCTGAGACTTATATTTGGTGTGATATTAATCgctgtttaacaaaattagaTCTTAATAAATACTCGagatttaatgatgatgatagtgtCATTGATGAAAATGGACAGTTAAATACCGAAGATATTATGAAg GTACGCTGTTATTATGGCCGGAGAAGATTTTATGAAGACGTACAAACAATTAGAAGAATGACATCAAgtgaaataaatgatattcatGAAATACGTGCATATGCCAAACTTGTTGGTAAAAAATGTGCTCACAGTATGTGTCTCTATCTTGCAcaataa
- the LOC122853303 gene encoding transcriptional repressor CTCF-like, which produces MTTNATAIKLEENQESVTEIQSYIQTFKEIEGAQGEQLHHVFEPVEGITGGEEGGSYFVDETGQYYYQSNSDDPPVMTQVQLEEIDEVDDNQQGQYEVVEELENLDTVNNGEKLKMKGNGKSKTGYQPVTIVPSELSYIVVVEPNPDDETIENQDNPVNEDNQDLTVYDFEDNDGNNDEEVDGDKTKVVKYTPKKIQAVSHMCNYCDYTSPKRYLLSRHMKSHSEERPHKCSVCEKGFKTLASLQNHINTHTGTKPHSCKYCNSAFTTSGELVRHVRYRHTHEKPHKCSQCDYASVELSKLKRHVRCHTGERPYQCPHCTYASPDTFKLKRHLRIHTGEKPYGCDICQARFTQSNSLKAHKLIHNIGDKPVFQCELCPTTCGRKTDLRIHVQKLHTSDKPLKCKRCGKTFPDRYMLKLHNQTHIGEKCFKCEECPYASMSARHLESHMLIHTDQKPYQCDHCCQSFRQKQLLKRHCNLYHNPTYTPPAPREKTHQCPECERSFRHQGNLIRHMAVHDPESSLQEKNRALKIGRQKRIQIVDGQRVEVMTGYEDEEEEEEEKDEDEMMAVEGSDGQQYVVLEVIQLADNQGTQRMAVDGEFMMQDPLSEENATVLGDIEEEEEEEEFELEEQLEDIKYELEESITTKDEGNSKHREDVETCFGFDGEEDEENEDD; this is translated from the exons atgacgacAAACGCAACGGCAATTAAGTTGGAGGAGAATCAAGAGTCTGTTACAGAAATACAAAGTTATATTCAAACATTTAAAGAAATTGAAGGAGCTCAAGGTGAACAACTTCATCATGTTT TTGAACCAGTTGAAGGTATAACAGGAGGTGAAGAAGGTGGTTCATATTTTGTGGATGAAACaggacaatattattatcaatcaaattCTGATGATCCACCAGTTATGACACAAGTACAATTAGAAGAAATTGATGAAGTTGATGATAATCAACAAGGACAATATGAAGTTGTTGAAGAATTAGAAAATCTTGATACAGTTAATAatggtgaaaaattaaaaatgaaaggaAATGGTAAATCAAAAACTGGCTATCAACCAGTAACAATTGTACCAAGTGAATTATcatatattgttgttgttgaaccAAATCCAGATGatgaaacaattgaaaatcaaGATAATCCAGTTAATGAAGATAATCAAGATTTAACAGTGTATGATTTTGAAGATAATGAtggtaataatgatgaagaagTTGATGGTGATAAAACAAAAGTTGTTAAATatacaccaaaaaaaatacaagcagTATCACATATGTGTAATTATTGTGATTATACAAGTccaaaaagatatttattatcacGTCATATGAAATCACATTCTGAAGAAAGACCACATAAATGTAGTGTTTGTGAAAAAGGTTTTAAAACATTAGCATCATTacaaaatcatattaataCACATACTGGTACTAAACCACATAGTTGTAAATATTGTAACAGTGCATTTACAACAtcag GCGAACTTGTTAGACATGTTAGATATCGTCATACACATGAAAAACCACATAAATGTTCACAATGTGATTATGCATctgttgaattatcaaaattaaaaagacaCGTTAGATGTCATACTGGTGAACGTCCATATCAATGTCCACATTGTACATATGCAAGTCCAGATACATTTAAACTTAAACGTCATTTACGTATTCATACTGGTGAAAAACCATACGGATGTGATATTTGTCAAGCAAGATTTACACAATCAAATAGTTTAAAAGCTCATAAACTTATTCACAATA ttggTGATAAGCCAGTATTTCAATGTGAATTATGTCCAACAACATGTGGACGTAAAACAGATCTGAGGATTCATGTACAAAAACTTCATACATCAGATAAACCATTAAAATGTAAACGTTGTGGTAAAACATTTCCTGATAGATACATGCTTAAGTTACATAATCAAACTCATATAGgtgaaaaatgttttaaatgtgAGGAATGTCCATATGCATCAATGTCAGCAAGACATTTAGAAAGTCATATGTTAATACATACTGATCAAAAACCATATCAATGTGATCATTGTTGTCAATCATTTagacaaaaacaattattaaaaagacatTGTAATTTATATCATAATCCAACATATACACCACCAGCACCACGAGAAAAAACTCATCAATGTCCAGAATGTGAACGTTCATTTAGACATCAAGGTAATTTAATAAGACACATGGCTGTACATGATCCAGAATCAtcattacaagaaaaaaatagagcaTTAAAAATTGGTAGACAAAAGAGAATTCAAATTGTTGATGGACAAAGAGTTGAAGTTATGACTGGTTACGAGGATGAAGAAGAGGAGGAggaagaaaaagatgaagatgaaatgATGGCTGTTGAAGGAAGTGATGGACAACAGTATGTTGTACTTGAAGTTATTCAACTTGCTGACAATCAAGGAACACAAAga atggCTGTTGATGGTGAATTTATGATGCAAGATCCATTGAGTGAAGAAAATGCAACAGTACTCGGGGATATTGAAGAAGAAGAGGAAGAAGAAGAATTCGAATTAGAAGAACAACTGGAAGATATTAAATACGAACTTGAAGAAAGTATAACAACTAAAGATGAAGGAAATTCAAAACATCGTGAAGATGTTGAAACTTGTTTTGGTTTTGATggg gaagaagatgaggaaaatgaagatgattaa
- the LOC122853304 gene encoding putative inorganic phosphate cotransporter, with product MFWTILRCIPMRVIICIMMFTCCWTSYMCRLQMSILAVPMIKTQQDDKKVSGVCINSDNNRKKRWTEEHDTLHDELISNEKQISDLIIEHSMLPRQANLDQVNDTFDNSLRNNDYNKARSIHIYTGEPFEWTPFIRGQLISAYSWGNVPGNFLGGVLSQKYGPRNAVLWSSIVAAFVSLLTPIIAQISWTALAMSRVIIGITGGISFPACHTLVAKWAVPDEKGRFIWTLQGGTFGSIFLFGIISGIAENINWESGWYFPAIIMFIWIFFWYLLAYDSPEEHPGITEEEKTFIIESQAGVVTKEKQKLSDIPILKIMTSIPFISLILCHFGNLFLLFFYQNGMMLYQTKALGFKLTKGGFVAGLPWASRVIFAFVFGWIGDTIKRKKLMSITTLRKGATIFSHFLPGVCLIIVGYLGCSFFWANVFLILALGFNGAASIANLSNNQDLSPNYAGFLYGIMNTVGCLSGIIISPVVEEVAGKHGNPIDKWRILFWMGAAVCISCMGIFMVGGSGKVQSWNEIQPRRENQRNQQAPRA from the exons atgttttggACAATATTAc gaTGTATACCAATGCGTGTGATAATATGCATAATGATGTTTACATGTTGCTGGACAAGTTACATGTGCCGTCTTCAAATGAGCATTCTAGCTGTTCCAATGATAAAAACTCaacaagatgataaaaaagtatCAGGTGTTTGTATTAATTCCGAtaacaacagaaaaaaaagatggacAGAGGAACATGATACTTTGCATGATGAATTGATAtctaatgaaaaacaaatatctgatttaattattgaacacTCAATGTTACCTCGTCAAGCGAACCTTGATCAAGTGAATG atacgtttgataattcattgcgaaataatgattataataaagcaagaagtatacatatatatactggTGAACCATTTGAATGGACACCATTTATACGTGGACAATTAATATCAGCATATAGTTGGGGTAATGTACCTGGTAATTTTTTGGGTGGTGtattatcacaaaaatatGGACCACGTAATGCTGTATTATGGTCATCAATTGTTGCTGCATTTGTGTCATTGTTAACTCCAATTATTGCACAAATTTCATGGACAGCATTGGCAATGTCAAGAGTTATTATTGGCATAACTGGTGGAATAAGttt TCCTGCTTGTCATACACTTGTTGCAAAATGGGCTGTACCTGATGAAAAGGGTAGATTTATTTGGACACTTCAAGGTGGTACATTtggttcaatatttttatttggtattatATCAGGAAttgctgaaaatataaattgggAAAGTGGCTGGTATTTTCCAGcaataattatgtttatttggatatttttttggtatttacTTGCTTATGATTCACCTGAAGAACATCCTGGTATTacagaagaagaaaaaacatttatcattga atcACAAGCTGGTGTTGTTacgaaagaaaaacaaaaattaagtgatataccaattttaaaaattatgacatCCATCCCGTTTATTAGCTTGATACTTTGTCattttggaaatttatttttattatttttctatcaaaatgGCATGATGTTGTATCAAACAAAAGCACTtggttttaaattaacaaaaggtGGATTTGTTGCTGGTTTACCATGGGCAAGCAGAGTAATATTTGCATTTGTTTTTGGATGGATTGGTGATacaattaaacgaaaaaaattaatgtccaTTACTACATTGAGAAAAGGAGCAACAATTTTTt cacATTTTTTACCTGGAGtatgtttaattattgttggCTATCTTGGATGTTCATTTTTTTGggcaaatgtttttttaattcttgcaCTTGGATTTAATGGAGCTGCATCAAttgcaaatttatcaaataatcaaGATTTATCACCAAATTATGCTGGTTTTCTTTACg GAATTATGAATACAGTTGGTTGTTTATCAGGTATTATTATATCACCAGTTGTTGAGGAAGTTGCAGGAAAACACggt aATCCAATTGACAAATGGAGAATTTTATTCTGGATGGGTGCTGCTGTTTGTATATCTTGCATGGGAATATTTATGGTAGGTGGAAGTGGAAAAGTACAAAGTTGGAATGAAATTCAACCACGACGTGAAAATCAACGAAATCAACAAGCACCAAGagcataa
- the LOC122853305 gene encoding 26S proteasome regulatory subunit 8, with translation MTLIHKMEVDEKIMKGEGFKKYYITKIEELQLVVAEKAQNLRRLQAQRNELNAKVRMLREELQLLQEQGSYVGEVVKPMDKKKVLVKVHPEGKFVVDLDKNIDINDVTPNSRVALRNESYTLHKILPNKVDPLVSLMMVEKVPDSTYEMVGGLDKQIKEIKEVIELPVKHPELFDALGIAQPKGVLLYGPPGTGKTLLARAVAHHTECTFIRVSGSELVQKFIGEGSRMVRELFVMAREHAPSIIFMDEIDSIGSSRIESGSGGDSEVQRTMLELLNQLDGFEATKNIKVIMATNRIDILDPALLRPGRIDRKIEFPPPNEEARLDILKIHSRKMNLTRGINLRKIAELMPGASGAEVKGVCTEAGMYALRERRVHVTQEDFEMAVAKVMQKDSEKNMSIKKLWK, from the exons ATGACGCTCATACATaag ATGGaagtagatgaaaaaattatgaaaggtgaaggttttaaaaaatactacatAACTAAAATTGAAGAATTACAACTTGTTGTTGCTGAAAAAGCACAAAATTTACGAAGATTACAAGCCCAACGTAATGAGCTCAATGCAAAag TTCGTATGTTACGTGAAGAATTACAACTTCTTCAAGAGCAAGGTTCTTATGTTGGTGAAGTTGTAAAAccaatggataaaaaaaaagtattagtTAAAGTACATCCAGAGGgtaaatttgttgttgatttggataaaaatattgatattaatgatgTTACACCAAATTCACGTGTTGCATTAAGAAATGAAAGTTATACACTTCATAAAATATTACCAAATAAAGTTGATCCATTGGTATCATTAATGATGGTTGAAAAAGTACCAGATTCAACATATGAAATGGTTGGTGGTTtggataaacaaattaaagaaataaaagaagtTATTGAATTACCAGTTAAACATCCTGAATTATTTGATGCATTGGGTATTGCACAACCAAAAGGTGTATTATTATATGGTCCACCTGGTACTGGTAAAACATTATTAGCACGTGCTGTTGCTCATCATACTGAATGTACATTTATTCGTGTATCTGGATCTGAGCTTGTACAAAAATTCATTGGTGAAGGATCAAGAATGGTTAGAGAATTGTTTGTTATGGCTAGAGAACATGCaccatcaattattttcatggaTGAAATTGATTCAATTGGTAGTTCAAGAATTGAGTCTGGTTCTGGTGGTGATAGtgag GTACAACGTACTAtgcttgaattattaaatcaacttgATGGTTTTGAAGCAACTAAAAACATCAAAGTAATCATGGCAACAAATCGTATTGATATACTTGATCCTGCTCTACTTCGTCCAGGACGTATTGATCGTAAAATTGAATTTCCACCACCAAATGAAGAAGCCAGATTGGATATTcttaaaattcattcaagaaaaatgaatttaactCGTGgtattaatttaagaaaaattgcTGAACTTATGCCTGGTGCTTCTGGTGCTGAAGTCAag GGTGTTTGTACTGAGGCTGGTATGTATGCACTTCGTGAACGTCGTGTTCATGTTACACAGGAAGATTTCGAAATGGCTGTTGCCAAGGTCATGCAAAAAGATtccgaaaaaaatatgtctatcaaaaaattatggaaataa
- the LOC122853306 gene encoding ragulator complex protein LAMTOR4 homolog: protein MLSMERIPDQVGYLVLTEDGAVLSSDGELENDERIANVVSGLVRMTDKIDPNTPALNDSFNKISITYPDHCYVICLSNKKIHVLKKTLKAAPIIQQVEPIEEQLVDP from the exons atgTTGTCAATGGAGCGAATACCTGACCAAGTTGGTTACCTAGTTCTCACCGAGGATGGTGCAGTTCTTTcg TCTGATGGTGAGCTAGAAAATGACGAGAGAATAGCAAATGTCGTGAGTGGTTTAGTTAGAATGACTGACAAAATTGATCCAAATACTCCAGCATTAAatgattcatttaataaaatttcaataacttATCCAGATCATTGCTATGTCATTtgtttatcaaacaaaaaaattcatgtactAAAAAAAACCCTCAAAGCAGCACCTATCATTCAGCAAGTTGAACCAATTGAAGAACAACTTGTAGATCCATAA